Proteins found in one Alteromonas macleodii genomic segment:
- a CDS encoding ATP-binding protein, with product MQRYQYSQPSLQNCEDEAIHLIESVQSFGYVIAINPDTKKIQVFSKNIKELFKVDIVAGETPVTDLIDVPSADAPTFKTIHNAVKGESVRHAYQWKFAKNALWLDNWEKEGSGVAFDSNGLLVIELEPTPQLSYEAAQQWVPMDVDIRALLPNVDDKDSINDVADAIAKVFKDYIDFDSVMVYQFDDKYCGEVIGEAAESDSRSFKGLKFPASDIPKQARELYLKNRVRCVLDVEEQPVPLQPPLAEAERAPIDLSMSMVRSVSPVHINYMKNMGVRSSFSVSLVFEGKLWGLLACHNSEPKYIDQKKRLVCESLGHLYAWQMHTKALHNKKEQFQGRQRKLNNIVHQLTSYSNPLEAISHKETPLLEVADACGMAVITPTGNYFVGKTPSEETLTRLLGKFSISDSEQSIAINRLADEVSENCSLNGIRGMYISCVSAKLGYFTVWFREQRDKTIRWAGREAAKKDISKSLTPRNSFDLYLQSVADESVEWSEDDKLIIEGFDHLFIPYALSLKASSDQQISKLEELDKAKDQFLASISHELRSPLNSIVGWTDLALMDVGNVDRMKDALGVIKRAASTQAALINDILDLSRIISGTMKLSTHSLNIASSISEVAKSFEAGFASKNIQLSINCEDEHTQILGDNLRIKQVINNLLSNALKFTAKGGTVHVRGKREHSNYLFRVKDNGKGMTREQLAHVFERFYQGKDSHNKIGLGLGLSIVKSLVEMHGGEISAESDGPNTGTTFYVTLPIAPLSLHDEIIETKNSEISDLTESLRLSGLRILVAEDERDARDFIKLFLESNGARVNVVKNGLLAWKELNDMPEAFDLLLSDIGMPELDGLGLVTKIRASQNPEIANFNTIALTAYAYTSDRVKALKAGFNNYVSKPVDGEELLTILEMYLPETSL from the coding sequence ATGCAACGATATCAATATTCACAGCCCTCACTTCAAAATTGTGAAGACGAGGCCATTCATTTAATCGAAAGCGTTCAGAGCTTTGGATATGTTATCGCGATAAATCCCGATACCAAAAAAATTCAAGTATTCAGTAAAAACATAAAAGAGCTATTTAAAGTAGATATAGTGGCGGGAGAAACACCTGTCACAGACCTAATTGATGTGCCTTCAGCAGACGCGCCTACATTCAAAACTATCCATAACGCAGTAAAAGGTGAAAGTGTTCGCCACGCATATCAGTGGAAGTTTGCAAAAAATGCACTTTGGCTAGACAACTGGGAAAAGGAAGGCAGCGGCGTTGCATTCGACTCTAACGGTTTGCTGGTAATAGAGCTAGAACCAACACCTCAGCTAAGCTATGAAGCAGCCCAGCAATGGGTACCAATGGATGTAGATATTCGCGCCTTGTTACCTAACGTAGATGATAAAGACTCGATTAATGATGTCGCAGATGCAATAGCGAAGGTGTTTAAAGATTATATCGACTTCGATTCAGTGATGGTCTATCAATTTGATGATAAATATTGCGGCGAGGTCATTGGTGAAGCAGCTGAATCAGACTCGCGTTCATTTAAAGGGTTAAAATTTCCCGCATCGGATATTCCCAAACAAGCCCGAGAGCTCTACCTTAAGAACCGTGTCCGCTGTGTATTAGATGTCGAAGAGCAACCTGTACCTTTACAGCCGCCTTTAGCTGAAGCTGAACGCGCGCCAATAGATCTCTCCATGTCTATGGTGCGTTCAGTTTCACCTGTTCATATTAACTATATGAAAAATATGGGGGTTCGTTCGTCCTTTTCCGTATCCCTCGTGTTTGAAGGGAAGCTGTGGGGACTACTTGCTTGTCACAATAGCGAGCCCAAATACATCGACCAGAAAAAGCGTTTAGTCTGCGAATCGCTTGGGCACCTTTATGCTTGGCAAATGCATACAAAAGCGCTTCATAATAAAAAAGAGCAGTTTCAAGGGCGCCAGCGTAAGCTAAACAATATCGTGCACCAACTCACCTCTTACTCAAACCCACTTGAGGCCATCTCGCATAAAGAAACCCCTTTGCTGGAAGTTGCTGATGCTTGTGGCATGGCAGTGATTACACCCACAGGTAATTACTTTGTGGGAAAAACTCCTTCAGAGGAAACCTTAACCCGGTTGTTAGGTAAATTTTCTATCAGCGATTCAGAGCAGTCGATAGCCATCAATCGCTTAGCAGACGAGGTTTCTGAAAACTGTTCGCTAAACGGTATACGCGGTATGTACATTTCTTGTGTATCTGCCAAGTTGGGTTATTTCACCGTATGGTTTCGCGAACAGCGTGATAAAACAATTCGCTGGGCAGGTCGAGAAGCGGCTAAAAAGGACATTAGTAAGTCACTAACCCCCCGTAACTCTTTCGATTTGTACCTGCAGAGCGTGGCTGATGAATCGGTAGAGTGGAGCGAAGATGATAAGCTAATTATTGAAGGCTTTGACCATTTGTTTATCCCTTATGCCCTCAGTCTTAAAGCCTCTTCAGATCAGCAAATTAGCAAGTTAGAAGAATTGGACAAGGCTAAAGATCAGTTTCTTGCCAGTATCTCACATGAGCTTCGTTCTCCACTTAATTCTATCGTTGGGTGGACAGATTTAGCCCTTATGGATGTGGGGAATGTTGATAGAATGAAGGATGCGTTGGGAGTAATCAAACGCGCTGCGTCTACGCAAGCCGCCTTAATAAACGACATCTTAGATTTATCTCGAATTATTTCGGGAACTATGAAGCTAAGTACCCATTCGTTAAATATTGCCTCGTCTATTTCCGAGGTAGCAAAGTCATTTGAAGCAGGCTTTGCAAGTAAGAACATTCAACTTTCAATAAATTGCGAAGACGAACATACCCAGATATTAGGCGATAATTTACGCATAAAGCAGGTTATAAATAATTTATTAAGCAATGCTCTTAAATTTACCGCAAAAGGCGGTACTGTGCATGTACGTGGTAAAAGAGAGCATTCAAACTACCTATTTCGTGTGAAAGATAACGGGAAAGGTATGACACGCGAACAACTAGCCCATGTGTTTGAGCGCTTTTACCAAGGCAAAGATTCCCACAATAAAATTGGTCTTGGGTTAGGCTTATCTATTGTAAAAAGCTTGGTTGAAATGCACGGCGGTGAAATTTCCGCAGAAAGCGACGGGCCTAATACGGGTACTACGTTCTACGTTACTCTGCCTATCGCACCATTGAGTTTGCACGATGAAATTATCGAAACCAAAAACAGTGAAATCAGTGATTTAACCGAGTCTTTACGTTTAAGTGGTTTGCGAATATTGGTGGCGGAAGACGAGCGAGACGCCCGTGACTTCATAAAGCTTTTTCTTGAATCTAATGGTGCTCGCGTAAACGTAGTTAAAAACGGCTTGCTGGCATGGAAAGAGCTTAATGACATGCCTGAAGCCTTCGATCTGCTGCTTTCCGATATAGGTATGCCTGAATTAGACGGATTAGGATTGGTAACGAAAATAAGAGCCAGCCAGAATCCAGAGATTGCTAATTTTAATACGATAGCCCTAACGGCTTATGCGTATACATCAGATAGAGTAAAAGCGCTTAAAGCGGGTTTCAATAACTACGTATCTAAGCCCGTTGATGGCGAAGAACTGCTGACTATTTTAGAAATGTATTTACCAGAGACGTCACTCTAA
- a CDS encoding outer membrane beta-barrel protein, with the protein MSVAKMNRTFRYGIVSAVAMGAMFSFPAMAQQSNKERDASPFLASKTQCLSKEDASKLSKEYEKCTAKQFFISGSWGSASGDFKEGDVQQEAAELGFDVFDIDIDDTRSAWKAVVGTNITENSFIQVGYTDLGDVSAAFSTTTNEPSRFFSETSRIRPTSVDGYTLSAAYQFLRHEDWFLHAHLGLYFWEGDYDSLDVFEDETLLQDMDDDGTDLFYGVGANWRIHHDWVATIEYERYDLEDNATDLFSIGLSYLF; encoded by the coding sequence GTGAGCGTTGCTAAGATGAATAGAACTTTTAGGTATGGGATTGTTAGCGCTGTTGCAATGGGAGCAATGTTTTCATTTCCAGCCATGGCTCAGCAATCTAATAAAGAAAGGGATGCTTCCCCTTTTTTAGCTAGCAAAACTCAATGCTTATCTAAAGAGGATGCCTCAAAACTTTCTAAAGAATATGAAAAGTGCACGGCTAAACAGTTTTTCATAAGCGGGAGTTGGGGGAGCGCATCAGGAGATTTCAAGGAAGGGGATGTACAACAAGAAGCCGCAGAGCTAGGTTTTGATGTCTTCGACATAGATATTGATGACACCCGCAGTGCGTGGAAAGCGGTAGTAGGTACCAATATTACCGAAAACAGCTTTATTCAAGTCGGTTATACCGATTTAGGTGATGTGTCGGCAGCGTTTTCAACTACGACCAATGAGCCTTCTCGCTTTTTCAGTGAAACATCTCGCATTCGCCCAACATCAGTAGATGGCTATACATTAAGTGCAGCCTACCAGTTTCTTCGTCATGAAGATTGGTTTTTACACGCCCATTTAGGTTTGTACTTCTGGGAGGGAGACTACGATTCGTTAGACGTTTTTGAAGATGAAACGCTGCTTCAAGATATGGATGACGATGGAACCGATTTGTTTTATGGCGTTGGTGCTAACTGGCGTATCCACCACGACTGGGTGGCGACCATTGAATACGAACGTTACGACTTAGAAGATAATGCGACTGACCTTTTTTCTATTGGATTAAGTTACTTGTTTTAA